The following coding sequences lie in one Cannabis sativa cultivar Pink pepper isolate KNU-18-1 chromosome 5, ASM2916894v1, whole genome shotgun sequence genomic window:
- the LOC115717406 gene encoding probable phospholipid hydroperoxide glutathione peroxidase isoform X2: MASQSSTTSIHDFTVKDAKGNDVDLSIYKGKVLLIVNVASQCGLTNSNYTELSQLYQKYKDQGLEILAFPCNQFGAQEPGSNEEIVEFACTRFKAEYPIFNKVDVNGDNAAPIYKYLKSSKGGLFGDGIKWNFSKFLVDKEGKVVDRYAPTTSPLSIEKDVKKLLGVA; the protein is encoded by the exons GATGCTAAGGGAAATGATGTTGATCTGAGCATCTACAAGGGAAAAGTCCTTCTGATTGTCAATGTTGCTTCTCAATG TGGCTTGACCAATTCAAACTACACTGAGCTGAGCCAATTGTATCAGAAATACAAGGACCAAG GATTGGAAATTCTGGCATTCCCCTGCAACCAGTTTGGAGCTCAGGAGCCAGGAAGCAATGAAGAGATCGTAGAGTTTGCGTGCACCCGCTTCAAGGCTGAATATCCCATATTCAACAAG GTGGATGTGAATGGTGACAATGCTGCTCCAATCTACAAGTACTTGAAGTCCAGCAAAGGTGGTCTTTTTGGGGACGGCATCAAGTGGAATTTTTCCAAATTCCTTGTTGACAAAGAGGGAAAGGTTGTTGACCGTTATGCACCCACAACTTCACCTCTCAGCATTGAG AAGGATGTAAAGAAGCTTTTGGGAGTTGCGTGA